In the genome of Streptomyces violaceoruber, the window ACTGGCCGACGACCTGGCCGTCGTCCTGCTGGACCGGACGGCCTGAGCCGCCCGGTCCCGGTTCCGGTGATCCCGCGCGGGTCCTCCCGCCGGTGTCCGCCGCCGTCGTACGGGGTCAGCGTCCGCCGTTGTACGGGCCGTACGGGCCGTCGCTGCTGGAGCCGCGGCGGCTGCTGCGGCCGCCGCCGGACAGACCGCGCAGCGCGGGCCGTACGTCGACCATGTACACGATCGTCGCGATGAGACCGATGATCGGCAGGAACGACAGGATGTTGAAGATCAGGTTCACCACGAAGGCGAGCCCGAGGATGATCAGCCAGAAGGGCTTGGTCTTCTTGTCGGCCGCGCGGTAGGCGTCCTCGCGGCGCGTGGCGGCGTCGATCAAAGCGAAGCCGCTGAAAAGAATCAGGGCGATGCTCAGCAGCCACATGAAGCCTGCGAACCCCTGCATCAGCACAACGTCCACCACCAGAATCGGATCGTCATTACGCGGTCACCGTACCCGCAGAACGAGCCGGACACCCCAAGGGTGCCCGGCCCGCTGTCCGCTCGTCGCGCCCTGCCCTACTTGGCGGGCGGCGTCGTCTTCTTGGCGGTGGTGTTCTTCTTGGCCGGGGCCTTGCGCGGGGCGGGCGTCTTCTTCGCCGCCGCGGACCTGTCCTCGGTGACCCGGACCGGCTCGGACTTGGCCGTCGCCGGCTTGGGCGTCGCGGGCCTGGCAGGGGCGGGCTTGGCCGGCTCGACGGCGACCGCGAGGTCCTCCACGTCCTCGGCGAGGTCCTCGATGCCGTCGGCGGCCTGGCCGCGCCAGGTGCGCACCGCGTGCTCGCCGCGCTCGGCGACCTTCTCGTAGGTCTCCCGGGCCTTGACGGCGTACTCGGCGGCGACGCCGACGGAGCGCAGCGCGAGGTCCTGGGCGGTCTCGCCGAGCTTCTTGAAGTCGGCGTCGAGGTTGCCGAACAGCTCGTTGGCCTTGGCCTGGAGGCTGCCCT includes:
- a CDS encoding DUF2516 family protein — protein: MQGFAGFMWLLSIALILFSGFALIDAATRREDAYRAADKKTKPFWLIILGLAFVVNLIFNILSFLPIIGLIATIVYMVDVRPALRGLSGGGRSSRRGSSSDGPYGPYNGGR